The Staphylococcus sp. KG4-3 genome has a window encoding:
- a CDS encoding RluA family pseudouridine synthase: protein MKFTYTIQQPEMVRTFLQQQEFSKRTISAIKHNGALLVNGQPVTVRKQLAINDNLEVFLSDETPSSNLKPYNDGLNILYEDSYLIIVSKSAQQNCAPSRDHLHFSLVEQVLGYFNDRKLSLTPHIVTRLDRNTSGIVVLAKHGFIHHLMSQIKIDKKYLCICQGRLDGEDLIDAPIARHPDSIIQRQVSSLGKPSQTKYKALEHTNNHTLCEVSLLTGRTHQIRVHFQHIGYPLVGDDLYGGKDETYHHQLLRCIQISFIHPIKKQKIIINDRYDTIETIFNMI, encoded by the coding sequence AAGCGCCATTAAGCATAATGGCGCTTTATTAGTTAATGGACAACCAGTTACAGTCAGAAAGCAATTAGCTATAAATGATAATTTGGAAGTATTTTTAAGTGATGAAACCCCAAGCTCTAACTTAAAACCATATAACGACGGGTTAAATATCTTATATGAAGATTCATATTTAATTATTGTGTCGAAATCTGCCCAACAAAATTGTGCACCTTCTAGAGATCATTTACATTTTAGTTTAGTAGAGCAAGTGTTGGGTTATTTTAATGATAGAAAGTTATCGTTGACCCCACACATTGTTACGCGTTTAGACCGTAATACTTCAGGCATTGTTGTGTTGGCAAAGCATGGATTTATTCATCATTTAATGAGCCAAATTAAAATCGATAAAAAATATTTATGTATTTGTCAGGGGCGATTAGACGGTGAAGATTTAATTGATGCTCCTATCGCAAGACATCCAGATAGTATTATCCAGCGTCAAGTCAGTAGTTTAGGAAAGCCTTCACAGACTAAATATAAAGCACTCGAACATACTAATAATCATACTTTATGTGAAGTGAGTTTGCTGACAGGAAGAACACATCAAATACGTGTGCATTTTCAACATATTGGTTATCCTTTAGTAGGTGATGACTTATATGGCGGTAAAGATGAAACTTATCATCATCAATTATTACGTTGTATCCAAATATCATTTATTCACCCAATTAAAAAACAAAAAATTATAATAAACGATAGATATGACACGATTGAAACTATATTTAATATGATATAA